From the Rhodothalassiaceae bacterium genome, one window contains:
- a CDS encoding methylmalonyl-CoA mutase has product MDETRDIPLMEGFAAPEREAWREAAEQAARRPLERLVARTDDGIPIAPLYTRTDLPDAPDFAGFPGFAPELRGRRADDRPCRNLVRVTSPDPVAARADVREALEGGADGLVLVLDDGRPEDEGVEGVVLALGAEPQAAADALDELLADVRLDRTPVVLEAGLRQRPAAEALLAFFDRRRQQSAAGTNLGFDPLAWAARTGADGRAALDETLAWLQERALVAGSDPAVLRLSGRVWHDAGASEVEELAILAASLVEALRRGEAAGIAPAHLAARTDMHLMADADVLLSVAKLRAARAIMRRIADAAGLPAGLRQLTAETAPRMFTRCDPWTNILRATLATQAALIAGAAGVSVRPYTDALGFADAHARRIARNVPLILMEESAIRQVIDAAGGSWAIEALTRALAERAWRLFQEIEGGGGLAAAIAAGRIAEMIEETAARRRKEIATRRRPITGVSEYPNLDERLPQPPAGPTRAALRRQAGLQDPAPGARWAFRPMRLAAEFEAYRALSDRLLAEKGARPAIFLANIGPIARHNARATFAANAFAAGGIRPITNDGFTDAGPMAEAFRASGARLAVICGHDEDQAAEAAAFAAALKAAGAALVWLAGRPEAERAEAWRRAGVDRFIGLGSDMPAEYDAALEALGIAPPRGRAGRD; this is encoded by the coding sequence ATGGACGAAACGCGTGACATTCCGCTGATGGAGGGTTTTGCCGCGCCGGAGCGCGAGGCCTGGCGCGAGGCGGCCGAGCAGGCGGCGCGGCGGCCGCTGGAGCGTCTTGTCGCGCGCACCGACGACGGCATCCCGATCGCGCCTCTCTACACCCGCACGGACCTGCCGGACGCACCGGATTTCGCCGGTTTTCCCGGTTTCGCCCCCGAGCTGCGCGGCCGGCGCGCGGACGATCGGCCCTGCCGCAACCTCGTGCGGGTGACCTCGCCCGATCCCGTCGCCGCCCGCGCGGATGTGCGCGAGGCGCTGGAAGGCGGCGCCGACGGGCTCGTCCTCGTCCTCGACGACGGCCGCCCGGAGGACGAGGGGGTGGAGGGCGTCGTGCTGGCTCTCGGCGCCGAGCCGCAGGCGGCCGCGGATGCGCTGGACGAGCTGCTGGCCGATGTCCGGCTCGACCGCACGCCCGTCGTGCTGGAGGCGGGGCTGCGCCAGCGTCCGGCGGCCGAGGCTCTGCTCGCCTTCTTCGACCGGCGCCGTCAGCAGTCGGCTGCCGGGACGAATCTGGGCTTCGATCCGCTGGCATGGGCCGCGCGCACGGGTGCGGACGGCAGGGCGGCGCTGGATGAGACGCTCGCCTGGTTGCAGGAGCGCGCTCTTGTTGCCGGCAGCGATCCGGCCGTCCTGCGCCTTTCGGGGCGCGTGTGGCACGATGCGGGCGCAAGCGAGGTCGAGGAGCTGGCCATCCTTGCCGCCTCGCTTGTGGAGGCGCTGCGCCGGGGCGAGGCGGCGGGCATCGCGCCCGCGCATCTGGCCGCGCGCACCGACATGCATCTGATGGCGGATGCGGACGTGCTGCTGAGCGTGGCGAAGCTGCGGGCGGCGCGGGCGATCATGCGCCGGATCGCGGACGCGGCCGGTCTGCCCGCGGGCCTGCGCCAGCTTACCGCGGAGACCGCGCCGCGCATGTTCACGCGCTGCGATCCCTGGACGAACATCCTGCGCGCGACGCTCGCCACCCAGGCGGCGCTGATCGCGGGTGCCGCGGGGGTGAGCGTGCGCCCCTACACCGATGCCCTCGGCTTCGCCGACGCCCATGCCCGGCGCATCGCCCGCAACGTTCCGCTCATCCTGATGGAGGAGTCGGCGATCCGGCAGGTGATCGATGCGGCGGGCGGCAGCTGGGCGATCGAGGCGTTGACGCGCGCGCTCGCCGAACGCGCCTGGCGCCTGTTCCAGGAGATCGAGGGAGGGGGAGGCCTTGCCGCCGCCATCGCGGCGGGCCGGATCGCGGAGATGATCGAGGAGACGGCCGCGCGCCGGCGCAAGGAGATCGCGACCCGCCGGCGGCCCATCACCGGGGTGTCCGAATACCCGAACCTGGACGAGCGGCTGCCGCAACCGCCGGCGGGGCCGACGCGCGCGGCGCTTCGCAGGCAAGCGGGGCTTCAGGATCCCGCACCCGGAGCCCGCTGGGCGTTCCGTCCGATGCGGCTGGCGGCGGAATTCGAGGCGTATCGCGCGCTCTCCGACCGGCTGCTCGCCGAAAAGGGTGCGCGGCCCGCGATCTTTCTCGCCAACATCGGCCCCATCGCCCGGCACAATGCGCGCGCGACATTCGCGGCCAACGCCTTTGCGGCCGGCGGCATCCGGCCGATCACGAACGACGGGTTCACCGATGCCGGGCCCATGGCCGAGGCGTTTCGTGCGAGCGGCGCGCGGCTGGCCGTCATCTGCGGCCATGACGAGGACCAGGCGGCCGAAGCGGCGGCCTTCGCGGCGGCTCTGAAGGCGGCCGGTGCCGCGCTCGTCTGGCTGGCGGGCCGGCCGGAGGCGGAACGGGCCGAGGCCTGGCGCAGGGCCGGCGTCGATCGCTTCATCGGTCTCGGCTCGGACATGCCGGCGGAATACGACGCGGCGCTCGAAGCGCTCGGGATCGCGCCGCCGCGCGGCCGGGCGGGAAGGGATTGA
- a CDS encoding methylmalonyl-CoA mutase codes for MSRLPDFTKLALDWRKEGDRAAWEQAFAAEAGMPPAAAARRTAAGLALKPLYAEDERAGLDFLDALPGFPPYLRGPYPTMHVTRPWTIRQYAGFSTARESNAFYRRNLAAGQKGLSIAFDLPTHRGYDSDDPRVAADVGMAGVAIDSILDMRELFAGIPLDQMSVSMTMNGAVLPIMALYIVAAEEQGVKPEQLSGTIQNDILKEFMVRNTYIYPPEPSMRIVADIFAYTARHMPKFNSISISGYHMQEAGATVDLELAYTLADGLEYVRTGLKAGLEVDDFAPRLSFFFAIGMNFWEEVAKLRAARALWAKLMRRFKPRNPRSLMLRTHCQTSGWSLTAQDVYNNVTRTMIEALAAALGGTQSLHTNSFDEALALPTDFSARIARNTQILLQQESGICRTVDPMGGSYALERLTHDLAARALAHIEEVEAAGGMTKAIVAGLPKMRIEEAAARTQARIDSGEQVIIGVNKFVPEDEPPVEVLKIDNRAVRAEQIEKLKRLRAERDEDAVRRALEALTKAAATGEGNLLALAVEAARAKATVGEISASLEKVFGRYAAEPRTIGGVYAGTVRDARMIEELRQRTAAFLDAHGRRPRILVAKLGQDGHDRGQKVIASAFADLGFDVDVGPLFQTPEEVARQAVENDVHIIGVSTLAGGHLALVPALKDALGRLGRPDILIVVGGVIPPQDVPELKEAGAAAVFLPGTPIPKAAAALLDILEGRTGSGDEVAARKAAS; via the coding sequence ATGTCACGGCTTCCCGATTTCACGAAGCTTGCGCTCGACTGGCGCAAGGAGGGCGACCGCGCGGCCTGGGAGCAGGCCTTCGCCGCCGAGGCCGGCATGCCGCCCGCGGCGGCGGCGCGCAGGACGGCGGCCGGGCTCGCGCTCAAGCCGCTTTACGCGGAGGACGAGCGCGCGGGCCTCGACTTCCTCGATGCGCTGCCGGGCTTTCCGCCCTATCTGCGCGGGCCGTATCCGACCATGCATGTGACCCGGCCGTGGACCATCCGCCAGTATGCGGGGTTCTCCACGGCCCGCGAGTCCAACGCCTTCTACCGCCGCAATCTCGCCGCCGGCCAGAAGGGGCTGTCGATCGCCTTCGATCTGCCGACCCACCGCGGCTACGACAGCGACGACCCGCGGGTGGCCGCCGATGTCGGCATGGCGGGGGTCGCGATCGACTCCATCCTCGACATGCGCGAGCTCTTCGCCGGCATTCCGCTCGATCAGATGTCGGTGTCGATGACCATGAACGGCGCGGTGCTGCCGATCATGGCGCTCTACATCGTCGCGGCCGAAGAGCAGGGGGTGAAGCCGGAGCAGCTATCCGGGACCATCCAGAACGACATCCTGAAAGAGTTCATGGTCCGCAACACCTACATCTACCCGCCCGAGCCCTCGATGCGGATCGTCGCCGACATCTTCGCCTACACGGCGCGGCACATGCCGAAATTCAACTCCATCTCGATCTCCGGCTACCACATGCAGGAGGCGGGCGCGACGGTGGATCTGGAGCTCGCCTATACGCTCGCCGACGGCCTCGAATATGTCCGCACGGGGCTGAAGGCGGGTCTCGAGGTGGACGATTTCGCACCGCGGCTGTCCTTCTTCTTCGCCATCGGCATGAACTTCTGGGAGGAGGTGGCGAAGCTCAGGGCCGCGCGGGCGCTGTGGGCGAAGCTCATGCGCCGCTTTAAGCCGCGCAACCCCCGCTCGCTGATGCTGCGCACCCATTGCCAGACCTCGGGGTGGTCGCTCACCGCCCAGGACGTCTACAACAATGTCACGCGCACGATGATCGAGGCGCTGGCGGCCGCACTCGGCGGCACGCAGTCGCTGCACACCAACAGCTTCGACGAGGCGCTGGCGCTGCCCACCGACTTTTCCGCGCGCATCGCCCGCAACACCCAGATCCTGCTGCAGCAGGAGTCCGGCATCTGCCGCACCGTGGATCCGATGGGCGGATCCTACGCGCTGGAGCGGCTCACCCATGATCTGGCCGCCCGCGCGCTCGCCCATATCGAGGAGGTGGAGGCGGCCGGCGGCATGACGAAGGCGATCGTCGCGGGCCTTCCCAAGATGCGCATCGAGGAGGCGGCGGCGCGCACCCAGGCGCGCATCGATTCGGGCGAGCAGGTCATCATCGGGGTCAACAAGTTCGTGCCGGAGGACGAGCCGCCGGTCGAGGTGCTCAAGATCGACAACCGCGCCGTGCGCGCCGAGCAGATCGAAAAACTGAAGCGGCTCAGGGCCGAGCGCGACGAGGATGCGGTGCGCAGGGCTCTCGAGGCCTTGACGAAGGCGGCTGCGACCGGCGAGGGCAATCTTCTGGCGCTCGCGGTCGAGGCGGCGCGCGCGAAGGCCACCGTCGGCGAGATCTCGGCGTCGCTGGAGAAGGTCTTCGGCCGCTATGCCGCCGAGCCGCGCACCATCGGCGGCGTCTATGCCGGGACGGTGAGGGATGCGCGGATGATCGAGGAGCTGAGGCAGCGCACGGCCGCCTTTCTCGACGCCCACGGGCGCCGGCCGCGGATCCTCGTCGCCAAGCTCGGCCAGGATGGCCATGACCGCGGCCAGAAGGTCATCGCCTCGGCGTTTGCGGATCTCGGCTTCGATGTCGATGTCGGCCCGCTGTTCCAGACGCCCGAGGAGGTCGCGCGCCAGGCGGTGGAAAACGACGTCCACATCATCGGCGTGTCCACGCTGGCCGGCGGCCATCTTGCGCTCGTGCCGGCGCTCAAAGACGCGCTCGGGCGCCTCGGCCGGCCGGACATCCTGATCGTGGTCGGCGGCGTCATCCCGCCCCAGGACGTGCCCGAGCTGAAGGAGGCGGGCGCGGCGGCCGTCTTCCTGCCGGGCACGCCGATCCCGAAAGCCGCCGCCGCGCTGCTCGACATTCTCGAAGGCCGCACCGGCTCCGGCGACGAGGTCGCGGCGCGGAAGGCGGCTTCATGA
- a CDS encoding ATPase/protein kinase has protein sequence MSADAPALVEAPPGFPPLEELRAGVLAGDRIMLARAITLVESRHPAHRRAAEALLESLLAHAGTAHRIGISGVPGVGKSTLIEALGLKLLDAGHRVMVLAIDPSSELSGGAILGDKTRMTRLAAADGAFVRPTASAGRLGGVAAATRDVILLGEAAGFDRIIVETVGTGQSETEVADLVDSFLLLLLPSAGDELQGIKKGVMERADIFVINKADRHPEAAKTAARDVRAALRILRAGARDGWMPPVLTCSALTGEGLDDVIAALARHRAWLDQSGEGEARRRAQRRRWLKEAIAEALAELWDRDPDLAAERARLEQEVLAGRLLPRRAARELVERRLGSPGEKARDG, from the coding sequence ATGAGCGCGGACGCCCCGGCGCTTGTCGAGGCCCCGCCCGGCTTTCCGCCGCTGGAGGAGCTGCGCGCCGGGGTGCTCGCCGGCGACCGCATCATGCTTGCGCGCGCCATCACGCTGGTCGAAAGCCGCCACCCGGCGCACAGGCGCGCGGCCGAGGCGCTGCTCGAGTCCCTGCTGGCGCATGCGGGCACCGCCCACCGCATCGGCATCTCGGGCGTGCCGGGCGTCGGCAAGTCCACATTGATCGAGGCGCTGGGGCTCAAACTGCTCGATGCCGGCCACCGGGTGATGGTGCTGGCGATCGACCCGTCTTCCGAGCTTTCCGGCGGCGCGATCCTGGGCGACAAGACGCGCATGACGCGGCTGGCCGCCGCAGACGGCGCCTTCGTGCGGCCGACGGCGTCCGCCGGGCGGCTCGGCGGCGTGGCGGCGGCGACGCGCGACGTGATCCTGCTGGGCGAGGCGGCGGGCTTCGACCGCATCATCGTCGAGACCGTCGGCACCGGCCAGTCCGAGACCGAGGTCGCCGATCTCGTCGACAGCTTTCTGCTCCTGCTGCTGCCGAGCGCCGGCGACGAGCTCCAGGGCATCAAGAAGGGCGTCATGGAGCGGGCGGACATCTTCGTCATCAACAAGGCCGACCGCCATCCCGAGGCGGCGAAGACGGCAGCCCGCGACGTCCGGGCGGCCCTGCGCATCCTGCGCGCGGGTGCGCGCGACGGCTGGATGCCGCCGGTGCTCACCTGCTCGGCGCTCACCGGCGAGGGACTGGATGACGTGATCGCGGCGCTCGCGCGTCACCGCGCCTGGCTCGATCAAAGCGGGGAGGGCGAGGCCCGGCGCCGCGCCCAGCGCCGGCGCTGGCTGAAGGAGGCGATCGCGGAAGCTCTGGCCGAGCTGTGGGACCGCGATCCTGATCTCGCAGCCGAGCGCGCGCGGCTCGAGCAGGAGGTGCTGGCGGGCCGGCTGCTGCCGCGCCGGGCCGCGCGCGAACTGGTCGAGCGGCGGCTCGGCAGTCCCGGAGAAAAAGCGCGCGACGGCTGA
- a CDS encoding peptidase S9 has protein sequence MRMKNRRSRPFASVILLLLTAFGALPRTTDAAGSGEKLTVERLESSPSLNGPSLAAVRFSPDGKFVSYLKGKSEDFRVQDLWVYDIAKGTHRLLVDSRALLGGASEQLSEVEKARRERQRIAASGIVEYQWAPDASALLFPLNGDLYLYELGDGKLRRLTETEAFETDPKFSPDGRYVAFVRERNLFVIDLADGRETAVTTDGGGPIMNGMAEFVADEEMDRHTGYWWSPDSRRIAYARVDESPVPLVQRFEVAADGSVTTVPQRYPFAGGPNVRIQLFVHDLEAGTRREIPLGDDPDIYLARVDWLPGGRALGFQLESRDQKRLDLRRVDVTRPDAVPETVLVETDPFWINLHDDLVFLKKGRRILWSSERSGFRHLYLFDARGRLLRRLTDGAWVTDGVRGVDEAAGRVFFEGYRDTVLERHLYVVPLKGGAIRRLTPDAGTHRTVLSPDRKHFLDFWSSVDQPPRVDLRRSRDGRLVASLVENRLDESHPYHPYLAVAATRRFGTITAADGKTTLHYELRLPPGFDPGRRYPAIVSVYGGPGAQRVLNAWSIGFDEILARRGFVVMKLDNRGSTHRGKAFESVLYRRMGDAEVADQLAGVAFLKAQPWIDPARIGVWGWSYGGYMTLELLAKAPETFAAGMAVAPVTDWRLYDTHYTERYLGRPGETDVYETSSVFAAIDGFRPDRLLLVHGMADDNVFFDHSVRLMKALQDRSVPFALMTYPGKRHGIRGEATRVHLWRTALGFFEARLGDGGR, from the coding sequence ATGCGCATGAAGAATCGGAGGTCACGGCCGTTCGCGTCGGTGATTCTGCTTCTCCTGACGGCTTTCGGGGCCCTGCCGCGCACGACCGATGCGGCCGGGTCGGGCGAAAAGCTGACCGTCGAGCGGCTGGAATCCAGCCCTTCACTCAACGGCCCCTCGCTCGCCGCGGTCCGCTTTTCGCCGGACGGGAAGTTCGTCAGCTATCTCAAGGGCAAGTCGGAGGATTTTCGTGTCCAGGACCTGTGGGTCTATGACATCGCGAAGGGCACACACCGCCTGCTCGTCGATTCCCGGGCGCTGCTGGGCGGCGCATCCGAGCAGCTCTCGGAGGTCGAGAAGGCCCGGCGCGAGCGCCAGCGCATCGCCGCCTCCGGCATCGTCGAATACCAGTGGGCGCCGGACGCCTCGGCGCTCCTGTTCCCGCTGAACGGCGACCTCTATCTCTACGAGCTGGGAGACGGAAAGCTCCGCCGGCTGACGGAGACGGAAGCCTTCGAGACCGACCCGAAATTCTCGCCGGACGGCCGCTACGTCGCCTTCGTGCGCGAACGCAACCTCTTCGTCATCGATCTTGCGGACGGGCGCGAGACCGCCGTCACCACCGACGGCGGCGGGCCGATCATGAACGGCATGGCCGAGTTCGTGGCCGACGAGGAGATGGACCGCCACACCGGCTACTGGTGGTCGCCGGATTCGCGGCGCATCGCCTATGCCCGCGTCGACGAGAGCCCGGTGCCGCTCGTCCAGCGCTTCGAGGTGGCCGCCGACGGCTCGGTGACCACGGTGCCCCAGCGCTATCCCTTCGCCGGCGGGCCGAACGTGCGCATCCAGCTCTTCGTGCACGACCTCGAAGCGGGCACGCGGCGCGAGATCCCGCTCGGGGACGACCCCGACATCTATCTCGCCCGCGTCGACTGGCTGCCGGGCGGACGCGCCCTCGGCTTCCAGCTGGAATCGCGCGACCAGAAGCGGCTCGATTTGCGGCGGGTGGATGTGACGCGCCCCGATGCGGTGCCCGAGACCGTGCTGGTCGAGACCGATCCCTTCTGGATCAATCTCCACGACGACCTCGTGTTCCTGAAGAAGGGACGGCGGATCCTCTGGTCATCCGAGCGGAGCGGCTTCCGGCATCTCTATCTCTTCGATGCCCGTGGCCGGCTCCTCCGCCGGCTCACAGACGGCGCATGGGTGACCGACGGCGTGAGAGGCGTCGATGAGGCAGCCGGCCGGGTCTTCTTCGAGGGCTACCGCGACACCGTGCTCGAACGGCATCTCTATGTCGTGCCGCTCAAGGGCGGCGCGATCCGGCGCCTGACGCCGGATGCGGGCACCCACCGCACGGTGCTCTCGCCCGACCGCAAGCATTTCCTGGACTTCTGGTCGTCGGTGGACCAGCCGCCGCGCGTCGACCTGAGGCGCAGCCGCGACGGCAGGCTGGTCGCCTCCCTCGTCGAGAACCGGCTGGACGAGAGCCATCCCTACCACCCCTATCTTGCGGTGGCGGCGACACGGCGCTTCGGCACCATCACCGCCGCCGACGGCAAGACCACGCTGCACTACGAGCTGCGCCTGCCGCCGGGCTTCGACCCGGGCAGACGGTATCCCGCCATCGTCTCGGTCTACGGCGGGCCGGGGGCGCAGCGGGTGCTGAACGCCTGGTCCATCGGCTTCGACGAGATCCTCGCCCGGCGCGGTTTCGTGGTGATGAAGCTCGACAACCGGGGCTCGACCCATCGCGGCAAGGCCTTCGAGAGCGTGCTCTACCGCCGCATGGGGGATGCGGAGGTGGCCGACCAGCTGGCCGGCGTCGCCTTCCTGAAGGCCCAGCCCTGGATCGATCCCGCGCGCATCGGGGTATGGGGCTGGTCCTACGGCGGCTACATGACATTGGAGCTTCTGGCCAAGGCGCCGGAGACCTTCGCCGCCGGGATGGCGGTGGCCCCCGTCACCGACTGGCGGCTCTACGACACCCACTACACCGAGCGCTACCTCGGCCGGCCCGGCGAGACGGACGTCTACGAGACCTCCAGCGTATTCGCGGCCATCGACGGGTTCCGTCCCGACCGCCTGCT